CCATAACATCTCTTGACAAAAACAACTATAACCAATGGTTTGCAGATGGCGAACTGAATATGTGTTATTTGTGCATCGACAAACATATCGAAGATGGTTATGGTGACCAAGTGGCCATCATTTATGATTCTCCAGTTACAGACCAGAAAAAAAGCTACACCTTCAACCAAGCTAAAGAAGAAATTTCTCGCCTAGCTGGCGGATTAAAATCTCTTGGATTAAAAAAAGGCGATACCGCAGTTATCTACATGCCGATGATTCCACAAACGCTTTTCTCCATGCTAGCCTGTGCAAGGATTGGCGTGATACATAATGTCGTTTTTGGAGGTTTTGCGCCAAAAGAGTTGGTCGTGCGTATCGACGATTGCAAACCAAAAATTTTAATTACCGCAACGGCAGGTGTTGAGATTGCACGCCGTATCCCTTATTTGCCTTTGGTTGAAAAAGCGATTGAACTTTCTCAAGACAAAGTAGATCATATCCTCGTTTATAATCGTCAATTGGTTGAAAATAAAAACGAATATTTTGAAGGAACTTTAGATTACGAAGAACTTATCAAAAACTCTGAAGCTACAGATTGTATCGCTGTAGAATCTATCCATCCGCTCTATTTGCTTTATACATCTGGCACAACTGGAAAACCAAAAGGCATTGTCCGTGACACCGGCGGTTACGCAACAGCTCTTAAATTCTCTATGAAATATATATACGCTATAGAACCTGGAGAAACATTTTGGGCGGCATCGGATTTCGGTTGGGCTGTTGGACATAGTTACAGCGTTTATGCGCCTTTAATTAACAGAAATGCAACAGTTATTTTTGAAGGCAAACCTGTTATGACACCCGATGCAGGAACTTTTTGGCGCGTTATTTCCGAGCACAATGTCGTATCGATGTTCACAGCGCCAACTGCCATCAGAGCTATTAAAAAGGAAGATCCCAATGGCGAATTGGTGAAAAAATACGATTTATCTTGTTTAAAAAAACAATTCCTAGCTGGCGAACGTTGCGATGTTGCTACTTTGGATTGGTTTAATGAACATATCGGTGTTCCGGCAATTGACCATTGGTGGCAGACAGAATCGGGCTCACCAATGCTCGCACTTATGACTGGATTTGATGATTATAAAATTAAACGTGCTTCCGCAGGAAAACCTATACCAGGTTATGATATCAAAATTTTTGATGAAAACGGCTACCAACTCGACGCACACCACGAAGGTTATTTAGCAATAAAACTTCCTTTACCTCCTGGCGCACTACTTGGGGTTTGGAAAGATTTTGAAAGATTTCAGGACAGTTATTTGTCTCAATTCGATGGTTATTACTTTTCGGGAGATGGTGCCATAATTGACGAAGACGGTTATGTTTTTATCACAGGTCGTGTGGATGACGTTATTAATGTTGCGGGACATCGCTTATCAACATCAGAGATGGAAGAAGTGGTATCCTCACATCCCGACGTGGCAGAATGCGCCGTTGTAGGCATAGAAGATGAACTTAAAGGCCAAATTCCATTTGCAACTGTTGTTATTAAAAATGGCTCCGAAATTACAGACGAACAAGTCGAAAAAGAAGTTGTCCAAAAGGTTCGCGAAAAAATCGGCGCTGTAGCAAGTCTTAAAAATGTAATGGTCGTAAAACGACTTCCTAAAACACGTTCTGGAAAAACACTTCGAAAACTAATACGAACTATCCTTGACGGGAAAGAATTCAGTATCCCTTCCACCATCGATGACGAAACGATTATTGACGAAATTATAGAAAAATTTAAAACCTACAACAAATAACATTTAATAATGAATACCTATCAAATAAAAAACCTCCCAGATTATTTTAAACAATATAAAAAGTCCATTAAAAATCCTAAGAAATTCTGGGACAAAATCGCGGATGAAAATTTTGCTTGGTACCAACGTTGGAGCAAAGTGGTAGAATTTGACATGGAAGAAGCCAATATCAAATGGTTCAAAAATGCAAAAATGAACATCACAAAAAACTGCCTCGACAGACATCTTGAAACGCGTGGTGACAAAACAGCCATCATCTGGGAGCCTAACGATCCTAAAGAAGAAGCACAACACATCAGCTACCGCGACCTTCATGAACGTGTTTGTAAAATGGCAAACGTCCTAGAAGAAATGGGTGTACAACGTGGCGACCGCGTTTGTATTTATCTTCCGATGATCCCAGAATTGGCGATTACCATGTTGGCATGTGCCAAAATGGGCGCAGTACATTCGGTGATATTCGCAGGATTTTCGGCTTCTGCTATTTCTTCTAGAGCCAATGACTGCGGTGCAAAAATTATTGTTTGTTCAGACGGAAGTTATCGCGGCAATAAAGCTTTAGATCTAAAATCCATTGTTGATGAAGCTTTAATACAATGCGACACTGTTGAAAAAACTTTGGTTGTCAAAAGAACACACAATGAAGTCAACATGAAAGAAGGACGTGATTTTTGGCTAGATGACTATTTTCACAAAGCTTCTTCGGATTATGTTACTAAAATCATGGATGCCGAAGATCCATTATTCATCCTTTACACATCAGGCTCGACTGGCAAACCAAAAGGCATGTTGCACACATGCGCAGGATATATGGTCTATACAGGATATACGTTTAAAAATGTTTTTGATTATCAAGAAAATGATATCTTTTGGTGCACGGCGGACATCGGTTGGATCACTGGTCATTCCTATATTCTTTATGGTCCATTAATCAACGGTGCCACAACACTTATTTTTGAAGGTGTACCAACTTATCCAGAGCCCGATCGCTTTTGGGAAGTTATCGAAAAACACAAAGTTACGCAATTCTACACCGCACCTACAGCGATTCGTTCTCTTGCGAAGGAAAGTGTAGAATGGGTGGACAAACACGATTTATCAAGCCTTAAAGTTATTGGCTCTGTTGGAGAACCTATTAATGACGAAGCTTGGCATTGGTTCAACGATCATGTTGGACAAAAAAAATGCCCTGTCGTTGATACTTGGTGGCAAACAGAAACTGGCGGAATTTTAATTTCCCCTTTGCCATTTGTTACACCAACCAAACCTACTTATGCAACACTTCCCTTGCCTGGCGTGCAGCCTGTTTTAATGGATGACAAACGCAATGAAATTACAGGAAATCAAGTTACAGGAAATCTTTGTATCCGCTTTCCATGGCCGGGAATTGCGAGAAGTATCTGGGGCGATCATCAACGTTACAAAGAAACCTATTTTACGGCTTTTCCAGGAAAATATTTCACAGGCGACGGCGCTTTGAGAGACGAAGTTGGCTATTACAGAATTACAGGTCGTGTGGATGATGTGATTATCGTATCTGGTCACAATCTAGGCACGGCGCCAATCGAAGACAGCATCAACCAACATCCGGCTGTTGCAGAATCTGCGATTGTTGGCTACCCTCACGATATCAAAGGTAATGCACTTTATGGTTATGTGATTCTGAAAGAAACTGGAGAAGGCCGAGATCGTGAAAATCTTAAAAAAGAAATCAATCAGTTAATCTCAGACCAAATAGGACCTATCGCCAAGCTGGACAAAATCCAATTTGTATCGGCACTTCCGAAAACCAGATCTGGCAAAATTATGCGTAGAATTTTGAGAAAAATTGCAGAAGGCGACTTTAGCAATTTCGGGGATACATCAACATTATTAAACCCAGAAATTGTCGACGAAATTAAAAACGAAAAAATTTAACATTCTTTAGCTTATTGCTTGTTCGGTTTTTGATATCTCTATAGTTAAACACCAAAATATTTAATTATGTCAAGTATTATCACAGGATTGTTTACCAATCAAAGCAACTACGGAGGTCTAGAAAAAGATTTAGAAGCAAAAGGAATATCTAGCTCGCGCTACATTGTATATTTGGATAAAAATAACCCTAACAATTACGCCGCAAGTGTCGAAGTAGAAGATGATGTGGAAGCCGAAAAAGTTTCGGAAGTATTTAATAAAAACGAAGTCAAAAAGACCTATTTGTTTAATAACATGACGATTAAAGACGCTACGAACTACGACGATTTAAAAAAAACAATCGAGAGAAGAGCAGCCGCGGAAATCCCGAACACACCCGATGTCAAAATCAAAGAAACCGATTCGGGAATTGATTCTCAAGTAAAATTTTAGTCGAAAATAAATCCGCCCAAAATCTAAAGATTTTGGGCGGATTT
This genomic stretch from Chryseobacterium sp. POL2 harbors:
- the acs gene encoding acetate--CoA ligase, whose amino-acid sequence is MNTYQIKNLPDYFKQYKKSIKNPKKFWDKIADENFAWYQRWSKVVEFDMEEANIKWFKNAKMNITKNCLDRHLETRGDKTAIIWEPNDPKEEAQHISYRDLHERVCKMANVLEEMGVQRGDRVCIYLPMIPELAITMLACAKMGAVHSVIFAGFSASAISSRANDCGAKIIVCSDGSYRGNKALDLKSIVDEALIQCDTVEKTLVVKRTHNEVNMKEGRDFWLDDYFHKASSDYVTKIMDAEDPLFILYTSGSTGKPKGMLHTCAGYMVYTGYTFKNVFDYQENDIFWCTADIGWITGHSYILYGPLINGATTLIFEGVPTYPEPDRFWEVIEKHKVTQFYTAPTAIRSLAKESVEWVDKHDLSSLKVIGSVGEPINDEAWHWFNDHVGQKKCPVVDTWWQTETGGILISPLPFVTPTKPTYATLPLPGVQPVLMDDKRNEITGNQVTGNLCIRFPWPGIARSIWGDHQRYKETYFTAFPGKYFTGDGALRDEVGYYRITGRVDDVIIVSGHNLGTAPIEDSINQHPAVAESAIVGYPHDIKGNALYGYVILKETGEGRDRENLKKEINQLISDQIGPIAKLDKIQFVSALPKTRSGKIMRRILRKIAEGDFSNFGDTSTLLNPEIVDEIKNEKI
- a CDS encoding AMP-binding protein, with translation MNAETLTQRSLDNKEEFWKEQAEQISWYKFPKTITSLDKNNYNQWFADGELNMCYLCIDKHIEDGYGDQVAIIYDSPVTDQKKSYTFNQAKEEISRLAGGLKSLGLKKGDTAVIYMPMIPQTLFSMLACARIGVIHNVVFGGFAPKELVVRIDDCKPKILITATAGVEIARRIPYLPLVEKAIELSQDKVDHILVYNRQLVENKNEYFEGTLDYEELIKNSEATDCIAVESIHPLYLLYTSGTTGKPKGIVRDTGGYATALKFSMKYIYAIEPGETFWAASDFGWAVGHSYSVYAPLINRNATVIFEGKPVMTPDAGTFWRVISEHNVVSMFTAPTAIRAIKKEDPNGELVKKYDLSCLKKQFLAGERCDVATLDWFNEHIGVPAIDHWWQTESGSPMLALMTGFDDYKIKRASAGKPIPGYDIKIFDENGYQLDAHHEGYLAIKLPLPPGALLGVWKDFERFQDSYLSQFDGYYFSGDGAIIDEDGYVFITGRVDDVINVAGHRLSTSEMEEVVSSHPDVAECAVVGIEDELKGQIPFATVVIKNGSEITDEQVEKEVVQKVREKIGAVASLKNVMVVKRLPKTRSGKTLRKLIRTILDGKEFSIPSTIDDETIIDEIIEKFKTYNK